In Archangium violaceum, the following are encoded in one genomic region:
- a CDS encoding class I SAM-dependent rRNA methyltransferase: MNVVKLELAPGLGRHLRAGHPWVFRKALDKVPKIPPGSVVDLAENGKFVARGYFDPHSAIAVRVLTRNPRQNIDAAFFAQRVKQALAERRSLIDLSDTDSFRLIHGEGDGLPGVVVDLYGQYAVLKLYSAGLTPYRGLIVEALKAAVPELKGILGRDEVGRDDAEEDEGRGTGRMLWGEKAPELLSIRERGATFLVDAWRGQKTGFFLDQRENRYLIRRLAKGREVLNCFCFSGGFSVNAALGGAKSVFSVDLDPDAIALARENFTRNGLPAEKHDFLAADVFKLLASFREEGRTFDLIILDPPAFAKSQRAVQAAIDGYASLNRQALGLLKPGGLLATASCSARVGPDDFMGAVKEAAFKAGVDLAMVEERYQPPDHPIRLQFPEGRYLKFYVMVSV; encoded by the coding sequence ATGAACGTCGTGAAGCTGGAACTGGCCCCGGGGCTGGGCCGTCACCTGCGCGCGGGGCACCCGTGGGTCTTCCGCAAGGCGCTGGACAAGGTACCGAAGATTCCACCGGGCAGCGTGGTGGATCTGGCGGAGAACGGGAAGTTCGTGGCGCGCGGGTATTTCGATCCGCACTCGGCCATCGCGGTGCGGGTGCTGACGCGCAACCCGCGGCAGAACATCGACGCGGCCTTCTTCGCGCAGCGGGTGAAGCAGGCGCTGGCCGAGCGGCGCTCGCTGATCGACCTGAGCGACACGGACAGCTTCCGGCTGATTCACGGCGAGGGAGACGGGCTGCCGGGCGTGGTGGTGGACCTCTATGGCCAGTACGCGGTGCTGAAGCTGTACTCGGCGGGGCTCACGCCGTACCGGGGGCTGATCGTCGAGGCGCTGAAGGCGGCGGTGCCGGAGCTGAAGGGCATTCTCGGCCGGGACGAGGTGGGCCGGGACGACGCGGAGGAGGACGAGGGCCGGGGTACGGGGCGGATGCTGTGGGGCGAGAAGGCGCCGGAGCTGCTGAGCATCCGCGAGCGGGGCGCGACGTTCCTGGTGGACGCGTGGCGAGGGCAGAAGACGGGCTTCTTCCTGGACCAGCGGGAGAACCGGTACCTCATCCGGCGGCTGGCGAAGGGCCGGGAGGTGCTGAACTGCTTCTGCTTCAGCGGTGGTTTCTCGGTGAACGCGGCGCTGGGCGGGGCGAAGAGTGTGTTCTCGGTGGATCTGGATCCGGACGCGATCGCCCTGGCGCGGGAGAACTTCACGCGCAACGGGCTGCCGGCGGAGAAGCATGACTTCCTGGCGGCGGACGTGTTCAAGCTGCTGGCGTCGTTCCGGGAAGAGGGGAGGACGTTCGATCTGATCATCCTGGACCCGCCGGCGTTCGCGAAGAGCCAGCGGGCGGTGCAGGCGGCGATCGACGGATACGCCTCGCTGAACCGTCAGGCGCTGGGGCTGCTGAAGCCTGGAGGGCTGCTGGCGACGGCGTCGTGCTCGGCGCGCGTGGGGCCGGATGACTTCATGGGAGCGGTGAAGGAGGCGGCCTTCAAGGCGGGAGTGGACCTGGCGATGGTGGAGGAGCGCTACCAGCCGCCGGACCATCCGATCCGTCTGCAGTTCCCCGAGGGCCGCTACCTGAAGTTCTACGTGATGGTATCGGTTTGA
- a CDS encoding DUF5818 domain-containing protein — MKLTGRVVFRDIETGVWVLEGDDGRTYQLAGGDRKIKKDGQRVEVEGDVARDVLTAAMVGPVFNVASYRFL, encoded by the coding sequence ATGAAGCTGACCGGCCGCGTGGTGTTCCGCGACATCGAGACGGGCGTCTGGGTGCTCGAGGGGGATGACGGGCGCACCTACCAGCTCGCCGGTGGCGACCGGAAGATCAAGAAGGACGGTCAACGCGTGGAGGTCGAGGGCGACGTGGCCCGCGACGTGTTGACCGCCGCCATGGTGGGCCCCGTCTTCAACGTGGCCTCCTACCGGTTCCTCTGA
- a CDS encoding HipA family kinase encodes MRTITATRYVTPLREGGSVPAIIEAEDSGLYVLKFRGAGQGIKALVAEILSGELARALGLRMPELVLVELDPALGRAEPDEEIRDLIKASPGLNLGMDYLPGSITFDPTVRPAPEAAEASAIVCFDAYVTNVDRTPKNPNLLSWHKKLWLIDHGASLYFHHAWDDYLERSQSRFQPIRDHVLLPWASALSEALATLRQKVTAEVIQHVVSCVPDAWLGPAVEPRFTTVTEHREAYATYLLKRLEAAPAFIEEAERARAQLV; translated from the coding sequence GTGAGAACGATCACCGCGACACGCTACGTCACGCCCTTGCGCGAGGGCGGCTCGGTGCCCGCCATCATCGAGGCGGAGGACTCGGGCCTGTACGTGCTGAAATTCCGGGGAGCGGGCCAGGGCATCAAGGCGCTCGTGGCGGAGATCCTCTCGGGCGAGCTGGCGCGGGCGCTGGGCCTGAGGATGCCGGAGCTCGTGCTGGTGGAGCTGGATCCGGCGCTGGGCCGCGCCGAGCCCGACGAGGAGATCCGCGACCTCATCAAGGCGAGCCCGGGGCTCAACCTGGGCATGGACTACCTGCCGGGCTCCATCACGTTCGATCCGACGGTACGCCCCGCGCCGGAGGCCGCGGAGGCCTCGGCGATCGTCTGCTTCGACGCCTACGTGACGAACGTGGACCGGACGCCGAAGAACCCGAACCTCCTGAGCTGGCACAAGAAGCTGTGGCTCATCGACCACGGCGCGTCCCTGTACTTCCACCACGCGTGGGACGACTACCTGGAGCGCAGCCAGAGCCGCTTCCAGCCCATCCGCGATCACGTGCTGCTGCCGTGGGCCTCGGCGCTGTCCGAGGCACTGGCCACGCTGCGCCAGAAGGTGACGGCGGAGGTCATCCAGCACGTCGTCTCGTGCGTCCCGGACGCGTGGCTGGGCCCGGCGGTGGAGCCGCGCTTCACCACGGTGACGGAGCACCGGGAGGCGTATGCCACGTACCTGCTGAAGCGCCTGGAAGCGGCGCCAGCGTTCATCGAGGAGGCGGAGCGTGCCCGCGCACAGCTCGTTTGA
- a CDS encoding S8 family serine peptidase, producing the protein MPMKRLTLALAVLALTAAACASRSDGEGKETAAESPAVDTSRRELSQEVPGGIVVDFKDGTTKAEFDAWEPDWGVDLEFNSVEGSQTGVTIARDVGDVDAVLARIRQNPAVESAEPLRVYSVPPGEDLVSEEPAAREDADEDGFTPNDPDYPKQWNLRMIHMPKAWKESRGKGVVVAVLDTGIAYEDHDDFKQVPDLKGAKFKKGYDFVNDDEHANDDHGHGTHVAGTIAQATNNGQGVAGVAFEATLMPVKVLNHFGSGTSADIAEAIRFAADNGANVINMSLGGGGHSQVMADAVAYARKKGVTVVAAAGNAGRSRVEFPAAYPGAVAVAAVGPGGTRAPYSSYGKELDIAAPGGDKRQGDAGGILQNTIDPRDVSRSVYAAYQGTSMATPHVAAVAALLYAEGASGPDEVEKALYAGAKRVQDQAWTEEYGHGLLDAEASLNALGGGVSRWPSMWWALALLALVLLTIRGRERPGYLNILFRPSFLLPLVLATVGVFFARSWFGGASGVAGDVVDAAWLPIPDWQRIIFGRGKLANPLFYSSLIPLLLSFLAIKFQGLRPAIGGLSLGFAGFLSYAAWSNAPALAWMPFTFLALPWLVINVFICLIIARAMLRKETAV; encoded by the coding sequence ATGCCCATGAAGCGATTGACCCTGGCACTGGCGGTGCTGGCCCTGACGGCGGCGGCCTGCGCGTCCCGCTCGGACGGGGAGGGGAAGGAGACGGCCGCGGAGAGTCCGGCCGTGGACACCTCGCGCAGAGAGCTGTCCCAGGAGGTGCCCGGCGGCATCGTCGTGGACTTCAAGGACGGCACCACCAAGGCCGAATTCGATGCCTGGGAGCCCGATTGGGGGGTGGACCTGGAGTTCAACTCCGTGGAGGGCTCGCAGACGGGCGTGACGATCGCCCGGGACGTGGGTGACGTGGACGCGGTGCTCGCGCGCATCCGTCAGAACCCGGCCGTTGAGTCCGCCGAGCCGCTGAGGGTGTACTCGGTGCCGCCGGGCGAGGATCTCGTGTCGGAGGAGCCGGCCGCGCGCGAGGACGCCGACGAGGACGGCTTCACGCCGAACGATCCGGACTATCCCAAGCAGTGGAACCTCCGGATGATCCACATGCCGAAGGCGTGGAAGGAGAGCCGCGGCAAGGGCGTGGTGGTGGCGGTGCTGGACACGGGCATCGCCTACGAGGACCACGACGACTTCAAGCAGGTGCCGGACCTCAAGGGGGCGAAGTTCAAGAAGGGGTACGACTTCGTCAACGACGACGAGCACGCCAATGACGACCACGGGCACGGCACGCACGTGGCGGGCACCATCGCGCAGGCGACCAACAACGGCCAGGGCGTGGCCGGCGTGGCCTTCGAGGCGACGCTGATGCCGGTGAAGGTGCTGAACCACTTCGGCTCGGGCACGTCGGCGGACATCGCCGAGGCCATCCGCTTCGCGGCGGACAACGGCGCCAACGTCATCAACATGTCCCTGGGTGGTGGAGGCCACTCGCAGGTGATGGCGGACGCGGTGGCCTACGCGCGGAAGAAGGGCGTCACGGTGGTGGCGGCGGCGGGCAACGCCGGGCGCTCGCGGGTGGAGTTCCCGGCGGCGTATCCGGGCGCGGTGGCGGTGGCGGCGGTGGGCCCGGGCGGCACGCGTGCCCCGTACTCGTCCTATGGCAAGGAGCTGGACATCGCGGCCCCCGGTGGTGACAAGCGCCAGGGCGACGCGGGCGGCATCCTGCAGAACACCATCGACCCGAGGGATGTGTCGCGCTCCGTCTACGCGGCCTACCAGGGCACGAGCATGGCGACGCCGCACGTGGCCGCGGTGGCGGCGCTGCTGTACGCCGAGGGCGCCAGCGGACCGGACGAGGTGGAGAAGGCCCTCTACGCCGGGGCGAAGCGGGTCCAGGACCAGGCCTGGACGGAGGAGTACGGGCACGGGCTGCTGGACGCCGAGGCCTCGCTGAACGCGCTCGGGGGTGGGGTGTCCCGCTGGCCGTCCATGTGGTGGGCGCTGGCCCTGCTGGCGCTGGTGCTGCTGACGATTCGCGGGCGCGAGCGTCCGGGTTACCTCAACATCCTCTTCCGGCCGAGCTTCCTCCTGCCGCTGGTGCTGGCCACGGTGGGCGTGTTCTTCGCGCGCTCGTGGTTCGGCGGGGCCTCGGGCGTGGCGGGAGACGTGGTGGACGCCGCCTGGCTGCCCATCCCCGACTGGCAGCGCATCATCTTCGGCCGGGGCAAGCTGGCCAACCCGCTCTTCTACAGCTCGCTCATCCCCCTGCTGCTGTCCTTCCTGGCCATCAAGTTCCAGGGGCTCCGGCCGGCCATCGGCGGGCTCTCGCTGGGCTTCGCGGGCTTCCTCTCCTACGCCGCCTGGTCCAATGCCCCCGCGCTCGCGTGGATGCCCTTCACCTTCCTGGCGCTGCCCTGGCTGGTGATCAACGTGTTCATCTGCCTCATCATCGCGCGGGCCATGCTCCGCAAGGAGACGGCGGTATGA
- a CDS encoding HEPN domain-containing protein: MERKAWENLAAARVLLDDEDPCPNAAASRAYYAAYHACWHAMNEVGIPTPGVRPGVYYFVHDSLPYEARRVGVLDAQASEGLYDLFELRVAADYLDEDLTVEHAREALEMATSIVHQVLGEEPTW, encoded by the coding sequence ATGGAGCGGAAGGCGTGGGAGAACCTGGCGGCGGCACGTGTGCTTCTGGACGATGAGGATCCGTGCCCCAACGCGGCAGCCTCGCGGGCGTACTACGCGGCCTACCATGCGTGCTGGCACGCGATGAACGAAGTGGGTATTCCTACTCCCGGAGTCAGGCCCGGTGTATATTACTTCGTGCATGACTCCCTTCCCTACGAGGCACGCAGGGTCGGGGTGCTCGATGCTCAGGCGAGCGAGGGACTGTACGATTTGTTCGAGCTACGAGTGGCTGCGGACTACCTCGATGAAGACTTGACGGTCGAACACGCGAGGGAGGCGCTGGAGATGGCTACATCCATCGTCCATCAGGTGCTTGGGGAGGAGCCGACATGGTGA
- a CDS encoding DUF3037 domain-containing protein, which translates to MPAHSSFDYAVIRVVPRVEREEFINAGVILYCLTRRFLDARVELDERRLLALAPDVDVDLIRGHLEAIPRLCAGGRAAGPIGQLPQKERFHWLVAPRSTMLQTGPVHSGLCQEPTKALEHLMQRMVRPPSGGEPHR; encoded by the coding sequence GTGCCCGCGCACAGCTCGTTTGACTACGCCGTCATCCGCGTCGTGCCGCGCGTGGAGCGCGAGGAGTTCATCAACGCGGGCGTCATCCTCTACTGCCTCACCCGGCGGTTCCTGGATGCGCGGGTGGAGCTGGACGAGCGGCGCCTGCTGGCGCTCGCGCCGGACGTCGACGTGGACCTCATCCGCGGCCACCTGGAGGCCATCCCCCGCCTGTGCGCGGGAGGCAGGGCGGCGGGGCCCATCGGACAGCTGCCACAGAAGGAGCGCTTCCACTGGCTGGTGGCGCCGCGCAGCACGATGCTCCAGACGGGCCCCGTGCACTCGGGCCTGTGCCAGGAGCCAACGAAGGCGCTCGAGCACCTGATGCAGCGGATGGTGCGGCCCCCCTCGGGAGGAGAGCCGCACCGCTGA
- a CDS encoding alpha/beta hydrolase has translation MVLKGQFLERSTLIPVGREVMEGVAHRGDERPPLLVLPPRPEEGGGMDHVIGAELAFAAASAGHPTLRFNYRGVGGSQGARGSGEALFQDAEAALGVVLENAQAPTAAVAALHGSARVVLELRARHPEIAGLCLVSPRGVSARELAGLGRELLVVVGELDSTLSRAELAQAVDAAGGVLQVVEGAGANFHHALPLVGKAVRTWLKMLSGK, from the coding sequence ATGGTCCTCAAAGGACAGTTCCTCGAGCGCTCCACGCTCATCCCCGTGGGCCGCGAGGTGATGGAAGGTGTGGCGCACCGGGGCGACGAGCGTCCCCCGCTGCTCGTCCTCCCACCCCGGCCCGAGGAAGGGGGTGGCATGGACCATGTCATCGGGGCCGAGCTGGCCTTCGCCGCGGCCTCGGCCGGCCACCCCACGCTGCGCTTCAACTACCGCGGTGTCGGTGGCAGTCAGGGGGCGCGGGGCTCGGGCGAGGCACTGTTCCAGGACGCCGAGGCCGCGCTGGGGGTGGTGCTGGAGAACGCCCAGGCGCCCACGGCGGCGGTGGCCGCGCTCCACGGGAGCGCCCGGGTCGTCCTCGAGCTCCGGGCGCGTCACCCGGAGATCGCTGGCCTGTGCCTGGTGAGCCCCAGGGGAGTGAGCGCTCGGGAGCTGGCCGGGCTCGGGCGGGAGCTGCTGGTGGTGGTGGGTGAGCTGGACTCCACCCTGTCCCGGGCCGAGCTGGCACAGGCGGTGGATGCGGCGGGGGGGGTGTTGCAGGTGGTGGAGGGCGCCGGTGCCAATTTCCATCACGCCCTACCCTTGGTGGGAAAAGCCGTGCGCACCTGGCTGAAGATGCTGTCGGGCAAGTGA